One part of the Rutidosis leptorrhynchoides isolate AG116_Rl617_1_P2 chromosome 1, CSIRO_AGI_Rlap_v1, whole genome shotgun sequence genome encodes these proteins:
- the LOC139885774 gene encoding 26S proteasome non-ATPase regulatory subunit 4 homolog produces MASILAARQALNVFRLSISSRSASLIQRRGLAGASDLHGLKKVDSWKDPKSPSPSKEEHEVIFICIDTSEWMLRLRRSFQLQINSVRAYCRAKLKSNPKNEIGLFVMGTTKKVRRLDPTSNLQDLMAPLRCPQFSGGGELDILSGISSCQDKLDHYPNNPKRIVFFTGG; encoded by the exons ATGGCGTCAATATTGGCGGCTCGTCAAGCTCTAAACGTTTTCCGTCTATCAATATCTTCTAGATCTGCTTCTCTTATCCAACGCCGTGGTCTCGCCGGCGCCTCc GATCTCCATGGTCTCAAAAAGGTTGACTCCTGGAAAGATCCAAAGAGTCCATCTCCGTCGAAGGAAGAACAC GAGGTTATTTTTATCTGTATCGACACTTCTGAATGGATGTTGCGCTTACGTCGTTCTTTTCAGCTTCAAATTAATTCTGTTCGAGCATATTGCCGAGCTAAACTCAAG TCTAATCCAAAGAATGAAATAGGCTTATTTGTAATGGGTACTACAAAAAAAGTACGGAGACTTGATCCTACTAGTAATCTTCAGGATCTCATGGCTCCTCTTCGAT GTCCTCAATTTTCAGGTGGTGGTGAGTTGGACATTCTATCTGGGATCAGTTCTTGCCAGGATAAACTTGATCATTATCCAAATAACCCAAAAAGGATCGTGTTCTTTACTGGAGG GTGA